The Candidatus Bathyarchaeia archaeon genome includes the window CAACCGTCCCCGTCCTCAAGAAAATGTTAGACAAGGACCCCCGCAAGAGACCGTCTGCCCAGGCCGCAGCGACCTTGCTCCAAGACCTGGGAGATAAGGCGTTATCATAGACGATCAAACGGCCGACGGAGAAATACCGGAATATTGGGGCGAGCTCGCCACGTATGAACGACGATTGCCTCAGAAACTGAAATTAGGCCTGAGTTCAGCCTAGACTAATGGGTCTGTTCTCACCTCATGAATCTTGGTAGACGGCGGCACGATGAGTTTCAGGCATGAACGCATACACCTTGCCAAGATCTAGATTGAACGCAATCGTGTGGGTTCCACTCTCAGTCGCAACTGTTTGAATCACCTGCATAGATTTCGTGTCGAAGACTTCGATTACCCCAGGATCACCAATAGTCACGTAGAGATGTTCGAGATCTGGGTTGAAGAATATGACATCAGGGGTTCCCGCTAGCTTCGATGACTTTGACACTTTTTTTGATTCCAGGTCGATCTGGTAGAGGCGACCTTCGTCGCAGGCGCAAAACAGACGTCTCCCGCGTCGGTCCAGGTCTAGCCCGTGTGGCCCTTTAGCTGGAATCAGATATGACCCTGCTAGCCCGTCTGGGTCCTCGGCGTCAATTATTGCGATCTCGCCCGGGTCAGCGATGTTCACGTAGAACTTTTCCCCATCGGGATCGAAGACGGCCCATCTTGTTCGTCCAGGAACTGTCACGTCCGCTATCATCATCCTTTGAGCCACATCGACGATTGACACCGTCACGGGGTCTTGGCTGTCCGGCTTTGGAACATTGGCAGCTAGTAAATTGTTCCTCAAGGGGTCGAAGGCAAGTCCATTGGGCCTGCCGCCGACCTTGATCTTTTCTAAACTCCGATCTTTTCCGTGGTTGAAGACGCCGACTCTATTTTCGCCGCGGTTAGACGTGAATACTTTGTCCTTCTCGTTGGAGACCAGAGCCCCCGCAACGCCCACCAAGTTTGGGATCGATCTGAGGTACTTGTCTTGGCGGCAGTCGATCACGTCTAAGCTGTCATTCGAAGTGTGAGCTACATAGAGGATTGAGGATTTGAGGTGGACCGCTCCGTGGTCGAAGCCCCCTTTTCCTTGATTTTGAGGGAGTTCAATGTATCCTAGGTGTCGGAGGGTGATGCTTGGACCCTACCGTGCGGGCTGGGAGACATTGTACTCGAGGTTCTGCGTTCCTTCAACCTTGAGCTGGCAGAACTTGTAGAGTGCGTCGTAGGTCGGGAATTGAAGTCTCATGTTGTCAAAGTCGTCCTTTGCAAGGTTTCGGAAACCGTGGGCTATGGCCTCAAGACCGGCTGATTCAGGCGGGGCATCTGGAATCTTCGCGTCGGCTCCTCTCACGATCTTTGCTAGTTCAAGCAACGCCGGGTCTGTTAGTTTGTACTTCTTGATTATGTGGTCGAAGCTGACTCGTTCTTGGCTGTTTTCTTTGTAGTGTGTCAATTCTACACCTTTGGCGTCGTAGGGTATCGCGCCAGTTTCCTTTACGACTTGTGGAATGTTTTCCGGCGGGACAAAGAGGAACTCCGGATTGTTGTCCACGAACTTCTTGATCAACCAAGGACAGGCTATTCTGTCCACCTTTGCTTTTTCTCGGGTTACCCATTTCATACAATTTTGCACCTATAGATATTCTACATAGATAGAACATCTACACATATAAGGCTAACTCACCGATTGTCTGATCGAGGATTCGATCGCTGTCAAGACTCATGCCCCATGGAATGAAGATAGGCGCAGTCTCGCTCTGGCTGCTCCTCCTGCTCTCGGAAAAACCGATGTATGGCTACGAGATCATCCGAGAACTGGAGAAGAGGTTCTCAGGCTATTGGAAACCGAAGGCTGGAACCATCTATCCTGCACTCGAGAAACTTGAGAAAAACCACCTGCTGACAAGCCGAGTTGAGTTTCGAGAAGAAGCTCCCGACCGGAAACACTACGCGCTTACAGACACGGGCCTCGGTGAACTTACAAGCACTATGGCCTATTGGACGAGAATGACAGAGATACTCGAAACCTACCGGGAAACGCACCAGTCGATATTCCGTCACAAAACCGAGCTCCGAAAAAACCAGCTCTCAGAGTTTTTCATGAAGTTCTCCGAATCCCTTCGCGGCAAATCAATTGATATCAAGAAATTGTTTCCCGAGTCAGAAACCGTGGCGCGGATTTCCCCAACTGACCCAGTTCGGTTGAAGTTTCTGTACGCCAAGGAGAATCATAAGTTCGAGATTCATATGGAGCTTGAATGGTTGCCCCGCCAGAAACAGACTCCCGCTTGTTAGAGAAAACACTCGAATTCTAGGATCTAGAACAGCAAACAAGGGGCGAGCTGACTGCCTTTCGACTGGATGACCAAAGACGGAAAAGTTGTCCTTGTCGAGAAAGCGGTCCGCACAGTCCCATACGGTTTCCTCGGGGTCTTGTTTTCCGTCTACTTGAGCCAGTTGGGCCTCGGCGCATTTCTCATAGGTGCAGTTCTGGCGTTGACTGTTGCCTCGAGTGCGATCTACACTCTCGTCGCGAGTGTATTCGCTGATCGCCTTGGTCGCAAACGGACATTGATCTTCTTCGCCCTTACTGACGCACTGGCTGGCGCTCTTCTCTTCTCGTCTGATTCATTGTGGGCTCCCGTAGCTGCCGGGATCATCGGCAACATGACTGTAGGCGCGGGAGAGGTTGGCCCATTCCTGACCTTGGAGCAGGCGATTCTTCCAGGAGCCTCTGATCGCAAGCGGAGAACCTTGGGGTTTAGCGTCTACAATCTCGTGGGGTACGTTTCATCTTCTGCCGGAGCACTTCTGGTCGGCTTACCTCAATACATCGGGCCTGGCATCGAAGGATACCGTCCCCTGTTCCTAGTCTATCTCGCGTCAGGATTGCTGGGAGCATATCTCTACTCTAGACTCTCGCTAGGGATAGAGAAGGAGAAGACTCTCTCCCCGAGTATCAGGGTCCTGTCCGAGCCTTCTAAGCGAATCGTCAGGAGACTGTCCGCGCTGTTCGCGTTGGACTCGTTTGGTGGAGGTTTCATAGGGATAAGCATCCTCTCGTATTATTTCTACGAGAAATATTCCTTCCAGCTCAGCTCGCTTGGGTTGCTATTCGCTGGGACACAGATCGTAACAGCAATCTCGTTCTTGGTCGCTGAACGTATCGCTCGCCAGATTGGCCTGATCAAGACGATGGTCTACACTCATATTCCCTCGAATCTCTTGCTAACGATCATTCCGTTTGTCTCTTCAACGCCAATCGCCATTGTCTTGCTTCTCTCTCGGCAATCCCTCTCTCAGATGGACGTGCCTACTCGTCAATCATATGTGATGAGCGTGGTGCCGGAGACTGACCGCACCCCCGCCGCCGGGTTCACTAATGTCTCCCGAAGTGTTGCTCAGACTTTTAGCCCCTCAATCGCTGGCTACGCAATTGCCACACTGTGGCTAGGATCTCCTTTCGTTATCGCTGGTGGACTAAAACTCGTCTATGACCTGTCCCTTTACAAGATCTTCCACAAGATGAAACCGCCCGAGGAAGCTTAGGCCAAAGTTTTCCAACCACGCGCGGGCAATTGTCTCAGGAAGGAACGGGAGTTGTCGGATCTTTTTGCGCTTCTAGTACAAATCGTCACTGTCATTGCCCTCTGGGCGATCATCGGCGAACTGTTTCGTCGAGGGCTCATCGCTCTCGCCAAAAGGGCGGGTGCTTCTAGGCAGCTCGTCAGAAACATTCGAGATGGCATCAGGATAGCCTGGATTGTTGTCGCTGTCGCAGCCGTTCTCATCGTCACAGGGGTCGCCTCTGAGTTTCAGGCTCTGACTCTCACAGGACTGGCAGGGCTGGCAATTTCCTTGGCTCTTCAGACGACTCTTTCCAATATTATTGCAGGCGTTCTTCTCTTCTCGGACAAGACTCTTCGATTGAACGATGTCATCTCTTACAGCGGGATAAAGGGTACAGTTGTCAGAGTGGGTCTGAGGTCAACTCTGATTAGAACTCAGGAGGGGAACATTGCGATAATTGGGAACAGTACTTTGATGAGTGGACCTTTCATCAATTATTCTGCCGAAGAACGTCTCGTTGGGAAGCCCTGATGCGACTTCCCGGAAAGAGACAAGTTGACGGTCACGGAGGTCTCCTCGCTTCTTGCGTCCGATCAGTCGCCTTCTCCACGGGACAGAGAGGCGAGAACAGCACGCACCAGGTCTCTCGCAGATTGAGGCGTCAGTTCTATCGCGATCCTTGAATTCGGCCCCGCCGTCTCGCTAAGGATGTCAATGATGACTGCCCGTTCAGCTTGGGCGTGATCGGGATGGTCGTAGGAGACGCTGGCTTGGTCTACCGTGAACCAGCCGTTTGAACCCTTACCGCTGCCTGATATTCTTGTATTCTCAACGATTCCCGTGCACATGGTTTTCACATCTTCCTCCTTGGCAGATTGTCGGTCAAAGTTTTTCTGGCGTTCCAAGGTACCTTTCGAAGAATGTCCACACCTTGTTCCAGCCGTCGACAGCCTGTTCTTGCCTGTATCCAGGCCGCTCGTAATAGAAGAAACCATGCCCTGCCTTCGGATACATGTGAAACTCGTATGTCTTCCCATACTTCTTCAATTCCTGTTCGTGTTGAGCAACTTGTTCGGGAGTTGGAAACTGATCCTCCTCCCCAAAGAGTCCTAGAAGAGGACAGGACAAATCCTTCGTATAGTCTATCGGTGCCACCGGATACTTTGGTGTGAGTTCTTGCTTGGACATGACGACTCGTCCGCCCCAGCAATCTACTGCTGCATCGAAGCCCTTTGTTCTGCAAGCCACAAGAACTACTTGTCTTCCGCCAGAGCAGGTGCCAAATGCTCCCACCCTGCCATTGCTTTGAGGCAGAGATTTCAGATAACCCAAACCCTCTGCGATGTCGCCCACGACATCATCATCTGGTACTCCTCCCGCTGCTCTTACCTTGGCAGCGATGTCTTCTGGCGTACCATGGCCGAACTGGTAGTAGATGTTTGGGCTGATTGCTAGATAGCCGTGGTGGGCGAACTTTCGAGTGATCTCTCGATACCACTCGTCCCATCCAGGTGCGTGGTGAATCAACACGACTCCGGGGAACGGTCCCGAACCAAGAGGCCTTGCAAAGTAGGCGTTGATAACCGTACCATTGTGTCCGCGAACCATTATGGTCTCTGCCAACATTCCTTCGTACATGCTTGTTTGATACTTTTGCATCCAGTTCTCACTTCCCCGCATGAAGACGCGTAAGCTTGTTTAGTTTTTCGTCGAGACGCTAGAGACGACACCGCGACCAACCGCCATGGATTTCTAAGTGAAACCCATGGTCGCCCTGAAGCCTAACAACTATGCGAAGAGTCGAACAAATGGCATTTACCGGTGGCCCTTAAGTACCAGATTGCAAAACCCAGCGATCGATTATCATGCAAGTAACGACTCAAGCTAGCAAAGCCGTCCAACAGGTCAAAGAGTACGACCTGTTTCTAGATGTCGATTTTGACGATCTGAAATTCTCCGGAACTGTAAGAATCGAAATGAGTTCAACTGGAAACATTAGTCTAGACGCAGTCGATCTGGAAGTCACAAATGTCAAGGCGAATGGTCAAAGCCTACCGTTCAAACATCATGCAAACATCGTGGATATTCAGACTGGCCAATTCTCTGGAACACTAGAAGTTGACTACAAGGGAAGAGTCTCTGATAGTCTAACGGGCTTCTACAAGGCTCCGTATGGCGAGAAGTACATTTTGACGACTCATTTCGAAGCGGGACACGCCCGTAGACTACTGCCTTGCATCGATCATCCCGCCTACAAGGCCCACTTCAAACTAAGCGTCCGCACAAGAAATGATCTCTCTATCATCTCGAACATGCCAATTGAATCTGAGAAGAAAGAGGGAAACAAGAAGACGGTTACCTTCCAGAAGACCCCGAAGATGTCAACCTATCTTCTCTACCTCGGAATCGGTAGGTTCGAGGAGGACAAGAATCGCTATAACAAGACAGAGTTGCTCACAGCCTCTGTCGTCAAGCCTGAAGGCAAGATCAAGACCGGTCTCACCTTCGAGGCAGCGCAGAAATCCCTGGAATTCTATGAAAGATACTTCGGTATTCCTTATGATCTGCC containing:
- a CDS encoding MFS transporter gives rise to the protein MTKDGKVVLVEKAVRTVPYGFLGVLFSVYLSQLGLGAFLIGAVLALTVASSAIYTLVASVFADRLGRKRTLIFFALTDALAGALLFSSDSLWAPVAAGIIGNMTVGAGEVGPFLTLEQAILPGASDRKRRTLGFSVYNLVGYVSSSAGALLVGLPQYIGPGIEGYRPLFLVYLASGLLGAYLYSRLSLGIEKEKTLSPSIRVLSEPSKRIVRRLSALFALDSFGGGFIGISILSYYFYEKYSFQLSSLGLLFAGTQIVTAISFLVAERIARQIGLIKTMVYTHIPSNLLLTIIPFVSSTPIAIVLLLSRQSLSQMDVPTRQSYVMSVVPETDRTPAAGFTNVSRSVAQTFSPSIAGYAIATLWLGSPFVIAGGLKLVYDLSLYKIFHKMKPPEEA
- a CDS encoding mechanosensitive ion channel domain-containing protein translates to MSDLFALLVQIVTVIALWAIIGELFRRGLIALAKRAGASRQLVRNIRDGIRIAWIVVAVAAVLIVTGVASEFQALTLTGLAGLAISLALQTTLSNIIAGVLLFSDKTLRLNDVISYSGIKGTVVRVGLRSTLIRTQEGNIAIIGNSTLMSGPFINYSAEERLVGKP
- a CDS encoding YncE family protein, which translates into the protein MIDCRQDKYLRSIPNLVGVAGALVSNEKDKVFTSNRGENRVGVFNHGKDRSLEKIKVGGRPNGLAFDPLRNNLLAANVPKPDSQDPVTVSIVDVAQRMMIADVTVPGRTRWAVFDPDGEKFYVNIADPGEIAIIDAEDPDGLAGSYLIPAKGPHGLDLDRRGRRLFCACDEGRLYQIDLESKKVSKSSKLAGTPDVIFFNPDLEHLYVTIGDPGVIEVFDTKSMQVIQTVATESGTHTIAFNLDLGKVYAFMPETHRAAVYQDS
- a CDS encoding PadR family transcriptional regulator, producing the protein MPHGMKIGAVSLWLLLLLSEKPMYGYEIIRELEKRFSGYWKPKAGTIYPALEKLEKNHLLTSRVEFREEAPDRKHYALTDTGLGELTSTMAYWTRMTEILETYRETHQSIFRHKTELRKNQLSEFFMKFSESLRGKSIDIKKLFPESETVARISPTDPVRLKFLYAKENHKFEIHMELEWLPRQKQTPAC
- a CDS encoding dienelactone hydrolase family protein — encoded protein: MQKYQTSMYEGMLAETIMVRGHNGTVINAYFARPLGSGPFPGVVLIHHAPGWDEWYREITRKFAHHGYLAISPNIYYQFGHGTPEDIAAKVRAAGGVPDDDVVGDIAEGLGYLKSLPQSNGRVGAFGTCSGGRQVVLVACRTKGFDAAVDCWGGRVVMSKQELTPKYPVAPIDYTKDLSCPLLGLFGEEDQFPTPEQVAQHEQELKKYGKTYEFHMYPKAGHGFFYYERPGYRQEQAVDGWNKVWTFFERYLGTPEKL
- a CDS encoding chromate resistance protein ChrB domain-containing protein, which encodes MKWVTREKAKVDRIACPWLIKKFVDNNPEFLFVPPENIPQVVKETGAIPYDAKGVELTHYKENSQERVSFDHIIKKYKLTDPALLELAKIVRGADAKIPDAPPESAGLEAIAHGFRNLAKDDFDNMRLQFPTYDALYKFCQLKVEGTQNLEYNVSQPAR
- a CDS encoding DUF6295 family protein — translated: MERQKNFDRQSAKEEDVKTMCTGIVENTRISGSGKGSNGWFTVDQASVSYDHPDHAQAERAVIIDILSETAGPNSRIAIELTPQSARDLVRAVLASLSRGEGD